One Trichormus variabilis 0441 genomic window, TCATATCCGGCGATCGCCTGTAATATTTAATTTACTTAATAAAAGTATAGGAAAAAACATAAAATGGCAAACTGGCAATGCGTCAAACAATGTGGAGCCTGCTGCAATCTTGACCCAGCAGAACGTCCGGAAATAGAAGACTATCTCACCCCAGACGAACTAGAACTTTACTTCAGTATGGTAGGCGAAGGCGGATGGTGCATTAACTTTGACCATACCACAAGAGAATGTCGCATCTATTCAACACGTC contains:
- a CDS encoding YkgJ family cysteine cluster protein, producing MANWQCVKQCGACCNLDPAERPEIEDYLTPDELELYFSMVGEGGWCINFDHTTRECRIYSTRPRFCRVEPDIFQDMYGIESEELNDFAIECCRQQIEGVYGDRSLEMLRFDKAVGI